DNA from Sulfurimonas xiamenensis:
TATTTATGCCAAACTCTTCAACACTCTGCATCACAGCTTTGCATTGTGCATTTATCAGCTCTGAGAAATTTTTGCCATTTACAAAATTTGTTTTTTCTATATACTCCAAGGTAATATCTGCGATGGCAATATCATCTTGAAAATTTTCAACGGCTATAAAAGTTAAAGTTTTATCTCTTTGACCTTCGATTATAAGCTGTAAAAACGAGTGCTGATCCGTTGCACCGATAATTCCAATAGGAGTTAGCCCAACATGTTCGCCATTAACATCAATCTTGCCCAGAGATTCGCCCCACAGCTGAACATACCATTTGTTAAAATTCTCTAAAGAGTCTGCATATGAGAATAAAACATTAATGCTTAAACTTTTCGAATTTTTATAAAAAAAGTATGCTTTTTCTAAAAGATGTTTCTCTTTTTTGTCAAAAAATCGTTCTATAAAATTTGCAGCTCCTCGCAAAATAGCTTCTACATCATAACCTGCAAAATGAAGCACTACAACACCAACGGCACTCAGTACAGAAAAACGCCCTCCCACATTATGCGGAATATAAAATGTCTTAAGCTTATGGTGCAATGCAAATTTACTCAAATCAGAATTGTTATCTGTAATGGCAAAAACACGATGATTGTCTTTTACATCCAAATCAAGCGCAAAGTGATGAAGAAGTGTTTTAAAAATAGAAGTTGTCTCAATAGTTGAACCTGATTTAGAGATAATAAAAAAAGCTGCTTCAGCAGGGCGTATTTTTTGTATTTGAGAGAGAATTGTCAAGGGATCTGAGTTTTCAAAAAACAGAATCTCTTTTGCAGCTTTATTTACAGGACGAAGTATGGAGTCTATGGCTTTAATGCCAAGTGATGAACCACCGATACCGATAACAACTATCTGACTAAACCTGCTGGTATCTATATCTTTGGCATCCTCTAAAACTTCAAGTGATCTTCTGGGAAGTTTATAATACCCCACCTTCTCACTCTGCATCTCCTCTTGCAGCGATAAAAAAGCTCTCTGCACTACATTATTGGGAGCAGATGCCTCAAAATTATTTAAAAAAGTTATCATTTTTTCTACCTTGATTTTTATAATACTATCAATATTATGTGAAACAAAAGTGAAACATAGAACACTCTATTTCCATTCAAAACTATGGTTGTAAAGTAGTTTGTTTTTACGAAAAACCATATCCATCTGCAGAAGAATTGTCCTAAGAATCTTAATCGTCTCAAGAGCATATTCCCCTTTATTGAGCATAACACATTCAGCTTTATGGGCAAATGAAACATCAGAGATCTCAGCACGACTCGGAAGATTTGTTTTCATCTTGCTCTCGAGTACTTGAGTTGCAAGTATTACAGGAATATGCGCAGCAGTGCAAAGATCAAGAATCTCCTCTTGTATATATGCCAAATTCTCAAACCCGATCTCTATAGCAAGATCACCTCGTGCTATCATAATGGCTGCACGCTCATACTCTATAAGGGCTTCAAGAATTGAGGGGAGATTTTGCACCCCTTTTTTTGTCTCTATTTTAGCAACAATTCCAATTTTGTCTTTTTTGCCCAACCGTTCAAGCTCTTCTATAAGCATTCGAACATCATCTGCACCTTGCACAAAAGATATTCCTATGATATCTGCATATTCACAAATAAAAGGGAGTATCTCTTTGTCATGTTCGCTTATTGCAGCAAGAGAAATATCGCTGTTTGGGAGATTGATCCCCTTCTCATCTTTTATTTTACTGCCTTTTTTACTGTTTGTAAGAACGCGGCACACAATATCTTCACCCTCTATCTCTTCTATGACCATCTGGATTTTTCCATCATCGATAAAAACATGATCCCCAACAGAGGTGATACTGCCGAGCTTTTCAAGCGTGCAGCCAATTATGGCGCTGTAGCGATTTTTTTTGTCATGAAACGCTTGTGAGAGAGACGACTGAATCAAGACATATTCATTATAAAATACTTTTATTTTTTTATCTCTATCCGCCTCTCTTAAAGAGGTTCTTATTTTGGGTCCTGCAAGATCTACATATACTTTAAGCTCTTTATCTTCTGATTGAGCATTTTTGATTGATTTTGCCATATCTTTCCATGCTTTAGGATTATCATGCGCGGTATTAATACGAAAAAGATGCACTCCCTCGCGTGAGAGGTTGCTAAAGTAATCCTTATCTTCCTCATAGTTTGAATCAACAGTAATCATAATTTTTGTTTTGTCATCTGAATTAGAAAAAAGTGTAGCATTTTTATCCATAATTGCATGCGAATCTTCATAGCTCATATATGCATCGCCAAGTTCAAGTTCACGATCGAGTGCAAGAGAGAGCATTCTTAGTGCGACAATAACGCTTGCTTCTATATGTGCTTGTGAACGACCAAAAGAGGAGAGACCCACTCTTGTCAAGTTGTCTTGAAGCAGTGAGTAGTCATATTTTCTAAGGTTGAGATACTGCTTCATATTTAATAGAGAAACATTTTTTATCTGCGGATCTATACCATAGTTAAGTTTCTCTTTAAGCTCAAGCAAATTCTCAAGCAACTCTGATAAAAAAGCCTGATTTAAACCATTTTTATATTTTGTCTGCGCTGTGTTCATTGGAATCTTGCTTGAATAATCTGCTCTGCAGCTTTGATAATCGGATATGTAGTCGGAGCGGCTGTAAGCAGTGGCTGCGTTGCGACCTGCAAAGAGACAAGATGGTGGGCGCTTAGCTCTGTTTCAATTGCCAAGCCTATGATATTAATCACCTCTCCCGCCTCTTTATCTCCTATGACTTGTCCTCCAATAATCTGACCGCTGCTTCTAATAGCTATAAGCTTGACCGACTGCTTAGAAGCGTCGGGAATGGTTCCGGGATGACGATTGAGCCCTTGGAAATACCCTACTGTATAATCAATATTCTCTTTTTTAGCACGATCTTCAGTAACTCCCGCGCTTGCAAATGCCCGATTACCAATCATTGTTGAGAAAATAGCAATGGTGCCGTTAAACCCTTTGAGATATTGAAGTCCATAAAGTGAACTTCCTGCTACTCTAGCTTCAGATGCAGATGTAGAAGCAAGCATCACCTTTGAAGGATCGCGGGTGATAAAATCTCGACGGCCGCAGCAGTCGCCAACGGCGAATATATCCTTATTTTTGGTGCGCATATACTCATCCACCCATATTCCGCCATAATGAGCAAGTTTTAATCCGGCA
Protein-coding regions in this window:
- a CDS encoding pyruvate kinase; translated protein: MNTAQTKYKNGLNQAFLSELLENLLELKEKLNYGIDPQIKNVSLLNMKQYLNLRKYDYSLLQDNLTRVGLSSFGRSQAHIEASVIVALRMLSLALDRELELGDAYMSYEDSHAIMDKNATLFSNSDDKTKIMITVDSNYEEDKDYFSNLSREGVHLFRINTAHDNPKAWKDMAKSIKNAQSEDKELKVYVDLAGPKIRTSLREADRDKKIKVFYNEYVLIQSSLSQAFHDKKNRYSAIIGCTLEKLGSITSVGDHVFIDDGKIQMVIEEIEGEDIVCRVLTNSKKGSKIKDEKGINLPNSDISLAAISEHDKEILPFICEYADIIGISFVQGADDVRMLIEELERLGKKDKIGIVAKIETKKGVQNLPSILEALIEYERAAIMIARGDLAIEIGFENLAYIQEEILDLCTAAHIPVILATQVLESKMKTNLPSRAEISDVSFAHKAECVMLNKGEYALETIKILRTILLQMDMVFRKNKLLYNHSFEWK
- a CDS encoding glucose-6-phosphate isomerase, translating into MITFLNNFEASAPNNVVQRAFLSLQEEMQSEKVGYYKLPRRSLEVLEDAKDIDTSRFSQIVVIGIGGSSLGIKAIDSILRPVNKAAKEILFFENSDPLTILSQIQKIRPAEAAFFIISKSGSTIETTSIFKTLLHHFALDLDVKDNHRVFAITDNNSDLSKFALHHKLKTFYIPHNVGGRFSVLSAVGVVVLHFAGYDVEAILRGAANFIERFFDKKEKHLLEKAYFFYKNSKSLSINVLFSYADSLENFNKWYVQLWGESLGKIDVNGEHVGLTPIGIIGATDQHSFLQLIIEGQRDKTLTFIAVENFQDDIAIADITLEYIEKTNFVNGKNFSELINAQCKAVMQSVEEFGINTDFIKLDIINEENIGILIIYFELLTSLVGSMLKIDTYNQNGVECGKKILYSNLSKKV